The DNA region CGTTCATCAACGGCATCCTGCGCTCGGAAACCTTCCCGCCGCGCGACCCGTGGCTTTCCGGTTATGCCATCTCGTATTACTACTTCGGCTACGTAATGACCGCCATGCTGGCAAAATTGTCGGGGATCAACGGCAGCATGGCGCACAACCTGATGACCGCGCTTATCTTCGGCTTGGGCGCAATTGGTTCATTCGGCATTCTTTACAATCTCTTGAACCGTGGATCACAGGCTGAAGATCGTCCGCCGTCCACCGCCCTCGGTCTTTCCTTCCTCGCGCCTCTCTTCCTCCTGCTCGTCTCCAACTTCGAAGCATTGCTTGAGGTACTCCACCGCCGCGGCATCGGCTGGACGAAAAATCCCGTCACTGGCGAATGGACGGGCGCATTCTGGACATGGCTTGACATGAAGGAACTTTCCCAGCCGCCGCTTGAGCCGTTCGCATGGGCTCCAGATCGCTATCTATGGTGGTGGCGCGCCTCGCGTGTCATTCAAGATTACGACATGCTCGGCGGTCACCGCGAAGTCATCGACGAATTCCCCTTCTTCTCCTTCCTGCTCGGTGACCTGCATCCGCACGTGCTGGCGATCCCCTTCGGCTTGCTCGCCATTGCCGTCGCGTTGAATCTCTTCCTCGGTGGCTGGCGTGGCGGCATTGACCTGCTCGGCGCGCGTCTGCATCTCAACATCCCCGGCTTTTTGTTCAGCGCGCTCACTCTCGGCGGACTCGCCTTCCTAAACACATGGGACATTCTCGTCGGCGCCGCGTTGATCGTGTTTGCCTACGTTTTCTGGCGCGCCCGCGAAGACGGTTGGAATTGGACGCGCCTCGAAGACCTGTTTTTGCTGGGTCTGCCGCTCGGGATTCTCTCCCTCCTGATGTATTTCCCGTTCTATCTCGGCTTCTCATCGCAGGCGGGCGGCATCCTGCCGAACTTCATGTACGCAACACGCGGCATGCATCTCTGGGTCATGTGGGGGACGCTGTTCATCCCGATCTTTGCATATTTACTTTATCTGTGGCGCGGGGAAAAAATCTCTGCCAACTGGAAATTCGGCACGCTGCTTGGGCTTGGGATTACGATTTTCTTATCGCTTCTCACCCTGTTCACCGGCTGGATCGGCTCCATCGTCGAAAAACCTTTCGTGGACTCCTTCCTCCAGTCCCAAAACATGACCGCATCCCAATTCCTCGCCTCAACCTCCCTGCGAAAGTTGTCTCACATTGGCAGTCTCATTACTTTGTTGGCGGTTTTGATTCCATCCCTCGCCTTCCTGTTTTCGAGTAACGAGAAAGAAGAGATAGATGATGAGAAGGAAGAAACGGGCGAAGAAGACTCATCCATCGTTACTCATCCCACGTCATCTACTTTCCGCCTTGCACCTTCTGCCTTTGTTCTCATCCTCCTCACACTCGGCATCCTCCTCATCCTTGCCCCTGAATTCGTCTACCTGCGTGACCAGTTCGGCTACCGCATCAATACTGTTTTCAAGTTCTACTATCAGGCATGGATGCTGCTCAGCATCGTCGCAGCGTTTGGTATTGCTATCCTATTCCAAAAATTACACGGCAAGACCGTCATCCTCTTCCGCATCCTGATCGGACTGGTCATTTTCTCTGGCTTGCTCTACCCTGTCTTCGGCTTGATGACCAAGACCAACAATTTCAAACCGCCTCAGGGCTTCACCCTCGACGACTTCGATAGGTTCCGGCGCGAAAATCCCGATGAAGCCGCCGCCGTCGAATGGCTCCGCTACGCCCCTGATGGCGTGATCGTCGAAGCGGTCGGCGATTCCTACCAGCCCGCTTATTCGCGTATCGCCACCTACACCGGCTTGCAGACGGTTCTCGGCTGGCGTTTCCACGAAGCCCAATGGCGCGGCGGATTCGAGCCGCAAGGTTCCCGCAGCGACGACATCCAGAAACTGTACTCAACCTCCCGCTGGGATGAAGCGCAGGACATCATCGAAAGGTACGACATCCGCTACATCTTCATCGGCACGATCGAACGCGTCTCCATGCCGGTCAACGAAGACAAGTTCCGCCTGTTCCTCACCCCCGTTTTTCAGCAGGGTAGTGTCACCATTTACGAAGCGCCATAAGACTTTGATACAATTGCCCCCATGACCTACCGACGCTTCAAATACGAAAGCCTGCTCTACCTGCTGGCGTTTCTCATTGCCATCACACTGCGCTTCATCCAGCTCGGCGCCATGCCCCTAGCCGACGCCGAAGCCGCCCCCGCCTTGCAGGCGCTCCGTCTCTCACAGGGCGAAAATCCCGCGCTCGCCCCGCACCCCTTTTACATCCTTTTCACCTCGGTGCTTTTCTTCCTCTACGGCGGTGGGACGGATTTCCTCGCCCGCTTCATCCCCGCCCTGACCGGGAGCCTGCTGGTTTTCGCGCCTCTCCTCTTCGACAACCGCATCAAACCCCGCCCGGGCTTGCTTCTCGCCTTCTTCCTTGCCCTCGACCCGGGCTTGGTCGCCATCTCCCGCCAAGCCGCCAGCCCGATCCTCGCGATCACATTTTTGATCTTCACATTCGGCTTCCTGAACAAAAACCGATCCCTGCTTGCAAGCATCTTTGCCGCCCTCACCCTCCTCAGCGGACCGCCCATCTGGCTCGGTATGCTCGGGCTTGGCATCGCATGGATGATCTTTCAGATATTCAATCGCTCCAAGGTCAGCCTCTTCAATGTCCAGTCTTTCAAGTTTTCCAATCTCATTCCATTTCTGATCGCATTTGTCGTTGCTGGTACGCTCTTCTCCAGCGCCCCCAGCGGGATCGGCGCAGCCTTTGCATCCATCCCTGCCTTTATCAACGGGTGGCTGAATCCCTCCGATGTAACCCCGGGCAGGATTCTCCTGTCGATCCTTATCTATCAACCGTTCATTCTCGTTTTGGCTGTCATCGCTCTGATACGCGGTTGGATGAGAGGCATTCAGCGCATCATCTTTTTGAGCATCTGGCTGCTCGTATCCCTTCTACTCGTCATCTTCCTGCCCTCCCGCCAGGTCGCCGACCTCGCATGGACGCTGATCCCGCTCAGTGTGCTTGCATCCCTTGAATTTGCCCGCAGCTTCAATATATTCCCCGAAGAACGCAGGGAAGTGGCGGGCGTCGTGTTGCTCACTGTCTTTATCTGGGTCTTCGCCTGGATGGGTTTTTCCGGCATGATCTGGTTCCCATCAGATTCGCAGGAGTACATCCTGCGTTTGTGGATGTTCGTCGGCTCGTTGGTGCTGCTTGTCCTCAGTCTGCTACTCGTGGCAGCGGGCTGGTCAGTCCGTACGGCGCGTTTCGGCGGCATATGGGGGCTTGCGATTGCGCTCGGCGCGCTCAGCCTGAGCGGAGCGTTCGGCTCTGCCGGTCTGCGCGGATCCAACTTTCCGGAACTCTGGTGGCTGCCCTCTGCGCCGGCACAGGCGGACTTGTTGCGTGCCACGGTGCGTGAAGTCTCCGAATTCGGCGTGGGACATGATACCTCCGCGCCGGTTGTCATAGCCGGTTTGAACTCCCCGTCCCTTGAATGGACGTTGCGTGAACATAATGTAAGAGTGGTGGGTTCGTTGGATGCATCCAGCGCGCCGGAATTTGTCGTTACTCCCTTTGAAACGGACCCCGTCCTCGTTGCAGGCTACCGTGGACAGGATTTCACCTGGCGGCAGACTCCCCTGTGGGTCGGCGCTGATCCGGGCACATGGTTCCGCTGGATTGCATTGCGCGACATGCCGCAATACGGTGAGACCATCATTCTCTGGGCGCGCGATGACCTGTTCCTCGACAGATAATACAAGGTGGTTTCAATAACTATTATGACAAAAACATTTCCACCCTCCATCATCACGCTGGATGGTCCAGCCGCCTCGGGGAAGTCCACGATTGGGCGAAAACTTGCCGACACGCTTGGGTATTTGTTCTTTGATACCGGCATCATGTACCGCGCCGTCACATGGATCGCCATACAGTGTGACATGGACCTGAACGACGGAATCACATTGACCGCACTGGCGGAAAACGCTCACATTGACATACGCCCGCCCTCAAAAAATGACGGGCGCGCCTGTGATGTGATCATCGCCGAAAAGGACGTCACCTGGGAGATGCGCAGCGGCGAAGTCGATGCGAACGTCTCGGTCGTCTCCGCTTATGCGGGTGTACGCAAGGCACTGACCGAACAACAGCGCCGCATTGGTCTGCGCGGCAAGGTGGTCATGGTCGGCAGGGACATTGGCACGGTCGTCCTGCCGGAAGCGGATCTGAAGATCTACCTCGATGCGAGCGCCGAGGAACGCGCCAGACGCCGTTATGACGAGATCATCGCGCGCGGCGAACAGTCAAATTATGACGAGATCCTGAAAAAAATGATCGAGCGCGACCGCATCGACTCCACCCGTGCAGTGGCTCCACTGCGTCCCGCCGACGACGCCGTCATCATCGACTCGGACAAAATGGACGCCGAACAGGTCTTTGAGCACGTACTGAAGTTGTGCAAACAGACTGTTTCCTGAACATATTCTCCGCAGATTTGCATATGATCTGCGGATTTTCTTTATCTCATGTCCAATCCGCCGAAACCCGTCACAGAAGTATGGAAGCCCGAACTGGTGCGCCTGCCGCAACTCACGCCCGCGCGCCGTTCCTTCCGCGCATTTGCGCACGGATTATTGAAACTCGTCGCGAAAGTTTGCCTGAACATAACCGTACAGGGACTGGAAAATTTCCCCAAAACAGGACCTGTGCTGGTGGTCATCAACCATCTTGGCGATGCCGACACGCCAGCCATCATCTCACAACTGCCAGCCCCTCCGGATGCGCTCGGCAAGATCGAATTGTACGATTTCCCCATCCTTGGCAGGCTGATGGACTGGTACGGCGTCATCTGGCTGCACCGCGGACGCCCCGACAAACGCGCTTTGCGCGCCGCTCTCGACGGGTTGGCGGAAGGACGCGTGATCGTGATCGCCCCGGAGGGACGATATTCCCTGACTGGCGCACTGGAAGAAGGCACGGGCGGCGCGGCGTTTCTGGCATATAAGTCAGGCGCGCCGATCCTGCCAATTGCCGTTTCCGGAACGGAAAATGAGAGCGTTTATGGTCATTTGAAGCGGTTTCGGCGGGCTCCGGTTCAGGTTCGGGCGGGGAAAACCTTCAAATTGGAGCAGCAGGCAGGGGCGCGGCAGGAAGCGATCGGTCGGGGGACGCGTCAGATCATGGCGGCGCTGGCAGACCTCCTCCCAGAAAAATACCGCGCGGCATCCCCCGGGCAAAAACCGACAATCTTGTAAAGTAGCATCCTTGCGTGTAAGCATTTAAGCTATAATTTGCGAAAATGGAATTCATCTTTACGCTCCTCGGCGGTATCGTTTTTCCGGCTCCGCCCACCCCGGCAGGTTGGCTCGTTTGGGTGGCTTTGCTGGGATCTCTGGTGTATGTGCTGGTTGGGCAACGCCCGCGCCAGCTTGTCTGGGGACGCGGATGGGGGCTTTTTCTCGTTCTGTTTGTTCTGATCCCGCTTGCGGCTTTATTTATCGGAATACGCCTGACCTCCGCTTCCGCCCGACCTCTGCCCGGGTTGCCCGCCGATGCGCCTGGTTCCGCGCTGATGGTTTTCTCCGCCATTCCCTGGCTTTTGGGGGGCGGCTTCCTTGGTCCGATTGGTGGGGCGGTTTTGGGAGCTTTTTCAGGTCTTTTACGCGGCGCATGGAATAGTTATACGCTTTTCTCGATGCTCGAACTGGCATTTTTTGGCGCATGGTTCTCGATGAATACGCGTCAACGTTATCGCACGCCCGCATATCGTCTGTTGCGCCAGCCTTTGGTGGGCGCGTTGTTGTTGATCCCCTTTCATCTGATATTTTTCATCCTGAGCGCGTTATTTACGCAGTGGAGTTTGGGGGCTTCCGCGCCTGTCACTGCGCGGTTGGATTTTGCGTTGAGCAATGCAGGCATCGTAACTCTTGCCTTCGGCGGTGAAATGCTGATCGGCGGCATTGTCGCGCAGATCGTTTCGATGGCGTTCCCTGCCATGTGGGGGGGCAAACAGTCCATCCTTCAGCCTTCACCGGGCGAGAAAAGCCTCGAAACGCGCTTTATGTACGCCGCCGGTACGTACATCTTTTTGCTGTTGCTGACCTTGCTTGTTGGAGATTGGGTCGTGGCGGGACGCGCCGCGCGTGAAATGCTGGAGGACCGCCTTGCCAGCACGGGTAAGTCGGCGTCACAAAGTGTGCCCTTCTTCCTTGAAACCGGTCAGAACCTTAGCGTGCAGCTTGCGTCCGATTCGCACTTGCTTGAATCAAGCGGCGAGGAACTTCGCTCCATCATCGGTTCCCGCATGCAGGCGGTTCCATATTTCGATCAATTCATCGTGTTGGATGCTGCCAGCCGCGTCATTTTGGCTAGTTATCCGGATTCTCCCGGCACAATCTCCCTGCATCCCAGCGAGGAGACGGGCATCCTACTGGCGACGAACGGCGTGCTGACCCAGATCTATTCCATCCCGCCTGTTTCGGTTACAGATACTTCGCGGGTGTCCTTTTTGGTTGCCATCGTGGAGCCCCCCGACCGCGTCGTTCGCGTGCTGATCGGGCGCACCACGCTTGAGTCAAATCCGCTCACCCTGCCGCTGATCGAGAGTTTGGATAATATGCGCGACCTGGACGGCGTTGGCATTCTGTTGGACGAGAACGGTCGGGTGGTCTATCACTCGGATGCGACACAGGTCTTGTCCGCGTATGACGGCAGGACTGGAAGCGAAGCCTTCTTTTATGATGATACCGCTTCGGATGGTACGCGGCAGATGGTGTATTACCAGCCTGTAGTTGGGCGTCCATGGGCGATCGTGCTGAAGATACCCGCCCAGCGTGCCCAGCAGTTGGCGCTGAATATTGCCATGCCGCTTGCGCTGATGATCATTGTGCTTGCACTGGTGGCAATGGTCTCACTGCGGCTGGGTCTGCGCGTAGTGACAGGCTCTCTGCAAAGTCTTGCCGCCGAGGCGAATCGAATTGCGCAAGGCACCCTCGACCATCCGTTGCAGGTGACGGGCGAGGATGAAGTTGCAAAGTTGCGGCGTGCCTTTGAGCAGATGCGCGTCAGTTTACAGGCGCGGTTGGAAGAGATCAATCGTCTGTTGAAGGTCAGTCAGGGAGTGGCATCCAGCCTGGAGATGCAGGATGCGGTCAAGCCGGTGCTGGAGGCGATCCTTTCGACCGGGGCGAACTCTGTCCGCGTGGTGATCTCTCCGAGCATTCTTCCCGATACTTTTGTCGAATTGCCATCCCGTTTTTCGGTGGGAGCCGCAAAAGATACTTATTCCCATCTCGATGATCAGATCCTGCACCTGGCACAGAGTCAGGAAAAGATCGTGCTTCCCAATTTGGGGCGCTCGCGTGAGTTTGATTTCGATCCGTCCATTCCCCAGCCGCTGGCTTTGCTGGCGGTTGCGCTGCGCCATGAGAACCGCTATTACGGTGTTGTGTGGGCTGGCTATGAACAGCCCCGCAAATTCGCGGATGCCGATGTCCGTTTTGTGACGACGCTGGCTGGTCAGGCGGCTCTGGCGGTGGCAAATGCACATCTCTTCTTGAACGTGGAAGCCTCGCGGAAACAACTGGAAGCGATCATCAATTCCACGCCGGACCCTGTGATCGTAACGGATCATCGCAACCGGTTGCTGCTTGCCAACCGTGCAGCAGCATCTGCGCTCGGACCG from Anaerolineales bacterium includes:
- a CDS encoding ATP-binding protein — protein: MEFIFTLLGGIVFPAPPTPAGWLVWVALLGSLVYVLVGQRPRQLVWGRGWGLFLVLFVLIPLAALFIGIRLTSASARPLPGLPADAPGSALMVFSAIPWLLGGGFLGPIGGAVLGAFSGLLRGAWNSYTLFSMLELAFFGAWFSMNTRQRYRTPAYRLLRQPLVGALLLIPFHLIFFILSALFTQWSLGASAPVTARLDFALSNAGIVTLAFGGEMLIGGIVAQIVSMAFPAMWGGKQSILQPSPGEKSLETRFMYAAGTYIFLLLLTLLVGDWVVAGRAAREMLEDRLASTGKSASQSVPFFLETGQNLSVQLASDSHLLESSGEELRSIIGSRMQAVPYFDQFIVLDAASRVILASYPDSPGTISLHPSEETGILLATNGVLTQIYSIPPVSVTDTSRVSFLVAIVEPPDRVVRVLIGRTTLESNPLTLPLIESLDNMRDLDGVGILLDENGRVVYHSDATQVLSAYDGRTGSEAFFYDDTASDGTRQMVYYQPVVGRPWAIVLKIPAQRAQQLALNIAMPLALMIIVLALVAMVSLRLGLRVVTGSLQSLAAEANRIAQGTLDHPLQVTGEDEVAKLRRAFEQMRVSLQARLEEINRLLKVSQGVASSLEMQDAVKPVLEAILSTGANSVRVVISPSILPDTFVELPSRFSVGAAKDTYSHLDDQILHLAQSQEKIVLPNLGRSREFDFDPSIPQPLALLAVALRHENRYYGVVWAGYEQPRKFADADVRFVTTLAGQAALAVANAHLFLNVEASRKQLEAIINSTPDPVIVTDHRNRLLLANRAAASALGPAVDDTQSGMETEKVIKLKPLLSLLQTATTEQRTTEITLANKRTYLATASPVTMEGMHIGRVCIMRDVTHFKELDTMKSEFVATVSHDLRSPLTLMRGYATMLDTVGELNEQQQGYVKKIISGVENMSRLVNNLLDLGRIEIGVGLQVENVTVLDIIERVTGAVQLQASQKNITLSVELPKDMPHAVEADQALLHQAVYNLVENAIKYTPENGRVVIRTLSQPNYLIFAIEDSGFGISPEDLPRLFERFYRGKQRETRAQPGSGLGLAIVESIAESHRGRVWVDSEVGKGSTFYLQIPLSQPKDSKSS
- the cmk gene encoding (d)CMP kinase, whose protein sequence is MTKTFPPSIITLDGPAASGKSTIGRKLADTLGYLFFDTGIMYRAVTWIAIQCDMDLNDGITLTALAENAHIDIRPPSKNDGRACDVIIAEKDVTWEMRSGEVDANVSVVSAYAGVRKALTEQQRRIGLRGKVVMVGRDIGTVVLPEADLKIYLDASAEERARRRYDEIIARGEQSNYDEILKKMIERDRIDSTRAVAPLRPADDAVIIDSDKMDAEQVFEHVLKLCKQTVS
- a CDS encoding DUF2298 domain-containing protein, coding for MTAFFVWYLILTLLGWLTFPLTYALFPALTDRGYTLARAAGLLIWAYVFWLFASLGIAQNDLGGILLALAMLVGLSVWSLVNHRAEIVHFLKTNKPLIISTEILFFVAFAFLAFVRSANPELTSTEKPMELAFINGILRSETFPPRDPWLSGYAISYYYFGYVMTAMLAKLSGINGSMAHNLMTALIFGLGAIGSFGILYNLLNRGSQAEDRPPSTALGLSFLAPLFLLLVSNFEALLEVLHRRGIGWTKNPVTGEWTGAFWTWLDMKELSQPPLEPFAWAPDRYLWWWRASRVIQDYDMLGGHREVIDEFPFFSFLLGDLHPHVLAIPFGLLAIAVALNLFLGGWRGGIDLLGARLHLNIPGFLFSALTLGGLAFLNTWDILVGAALIVFAYVFWRAREDGWNWTRLEDLFLLGLPLGILSLLMYFPFYLGFSSQAGGILPNFMYATRGMHLWVMWGTLFIPIFAYLLYLWRGEKISANWKFGTLLGLGITIFLSLLTLFTGWIGSIVEKPFVDSFLQSQNMTASQFLASTSLRKLSHIGSLITLLAVLIPSLAFLFSSNEKEEIDDEKEETGEEDSSIVTHPTSSTFRLAPSAFVLILLTLGILLILAPEFVYLRDQFGYRINTVFKFYYQAWMLLSIVAAFGIAILFQKLHGKTVILFRILIGLVIFSGLLYPVFGLMTKTNNFKPPQGFTLDDFDRFRRENPDEAAAVEWLRYAPDGVIVEAVGDSYQPAYSRIATYTGLQTVLGWRFHEAQWRGGFEPQGSRSDDIQKLYSTSRWDEAQDIIERYDIRYIFIGTIERVSMPVNEDKFRLFLTPVFQQGSVTIYEAP
- a CDS encoding lysophospholipid acyltransferase family protein, which translates into the protein MSNPPKPVTEVWKPELVRLPQLTPARRSFRAFAHGLLKLVAKVCLNITVQGLENFPKTGPVLVVINHLGDADTPAIISQLPAPPDALGKIELYDFPILGRLMDWYGVIWLHRGRPDKRALRAALDGLAEGRVIVIAPEGRYSLTGALEEGTGGAAFLAYKSGAPILPIAVSGTENESVYGHLKRFRRAPVQVRAGKTFKLEQQAGARQEAIGRGTRQIMAALADLLPEKYRAASPGQKPTIL